One region of Synechococcus elongatus PCC 11801 genomic DNA includes:
- a CDS encoding glycosyltransferase — protein MSFPNLLRRTQQSSLPPNPISPWTWGFLCLSLAVFVIALLSLNLSWFQNLPTYLNPQLTRDLPESLQFPDEPSKLLQPLLIATALLLLLTVFPHHPVSHLIVLVFLLIYGFRYFIWRLFALNSGHWISLTFSIIFLLAESLYVLSLLVQFYPTLVFDPQRRSRQADEQEDILHEFSPSVAIWIPIYNEDPRIIRRTILACQLINYDNKEIYVLDDGHRPIIQAITEELNVHYLSRPDNTHRKAGNLNYALAHTESDLIAVFDCDFLPFHNFLQRTVGFFIDDDIALVQTPQHYYNSDFHNRNLGLDYVLPNDMDYFFHYIQPLRDQFNSVICCGTSYVARRSALEEVGGYYTDCIVEDFQTGTKLLLNRWRVVYLNEVLSIGEVPRHFSEYLQQRLRWMQGNIQLYCSGEKLPIWSQRLTTWQRLFYFSLLIYCLTPLMRAVYILFPLLSFLFGFTLIAAPPIEYLHYGLPFVLLIYGATSWLAYKHYFLYWTEVYESIMCWPSLHRLVQVLLNPFGHFGSLVTAKGELDNRKRFNWHMSWPFVAYLILFSLGFCLRYLAPLLSPNFVRSPFEGEGLMIVWNFYNAMLMLVCLFACIDQPIRRQFERYPYQTVACLEVDGRKLWGVTQDLSEGGASFVLRNERDLQLIYGQAELVLLREELRIPVNVLRISRKAINGHRQIGLEFKIPDKAAEQMLIRLLYVDSGLWWHQVRRTSALDAFLLLIRSALNPHALLTRYRDG, from the coding sequence ATGTCATTCCCTAATCTCTTGCGGCGAACGCAGCAGTCTAGCTTGCCACCCAATCCTATTTCGCCATGGACCTGGGGATTTTTATGTCTGAGTCTTGCTGTCTTTGTTATTGCCCTGCTCAGCCTCAATTTAAGCTGGTTCCAAAATCTACCTACTTATCTCAATCCTCAGCTGACTCGAGATTTACCTGAATCTCTACAGTTTCCAGACGAGCCGAGCAAGCTACTTCAACCCCTTTTGATAGCAACAGCATTGCTACTCTTATTAACCGTCTTTCCCCATCATCCAGTTAGTCACTTAATCGTTCTTGTTTTCCTTTTAATTTATGGATTTAGGTACTTTATTTGGCGTTTATTTGCACTCAATTCAGGGCATTGGATTAGCCTAACTTTTAGTATTATTTTTCTGCTAGCCGAGAGTCTTTATGTCTTAAGCTTACTAGTACAGTTTTATCCTACGCTTGTTTTTGATCCTCAACGGCGATCGCGACAGGCTGATGAGCAAGAAGATATCCTGCATGAGTTCTCGCCTAGTGTCGCTATTTGGATTCCGATTTACAATGAAGACCCTCGCATCATTCGGCGAACCATTCTCGCCTGCCAGCTAATTAACTATGACAACAAAGAAATTTACGTCTTAGATGATGGGCATCGACCAATTATTCAAGCAATTACTGAAGAACTCAATGTTCATTACCTTAGTCGACCCGATAATACACATCGAAAAGCTGGAAATCTCAACTATGCATTAGCTCATACAGAAAGTGATTTAATCGCTGTTTTCGACTGTGACTTCTTACCCTTTCATAATTTTCTGCAGCGGACTGTTGGTTTCTTTATTGATGATGACATCGCTCTCGTTCAAACACCACAACACTATTACAATAGTGACTTTCATAATCGGAACCTAGGTTTAGACTATGTCTTGCCCAATGATATGGATTACTTTTTTCACTATATCCAACCTCTTCGTGATCAATTTAATTCAGTTATTTGCTGTGGAACGTCGTATGTCGCTCGTCGCTCAGCACTTGAAGAGGTTGGTGGCTACTACACCGATTGTATTGTTGAAGATTTTCAAACTGGAACGAAGTTGCTTCTCAATCGTTGGCGGGTTGTTTATCTCAATGAGGTTTTAAGTATAGGAGAGGTGCCTCGCCATTTTTCAGAATATCTCCAGCAACGCTTGCGCTGGATGCAAGGAAACATTCAACTTTATTGCAGTGGAGAAAAGCTACCCATTTGGTCTCAACGTCTGACCACTTGGCAGCGGCTCTTTTATTTCAGTCTGCTGATCTACTGCTTAACACCATTGATGCGGGCAGTGTATATCCTCTTTCCACTGCTGAGCTTCCTCTTTGGCTTCACACTCATCGCGGCACCGCCTATTGAATACTTACATTACGGCCTTCCTTTTGTCTTATTAATCTATGGCGCAACAAGTTGGTTAGCTTACAAGCACTACTTTCTCTATTGGACAGAGGTCTATGAATCCATTATGTGCTGGCCTAGCTTGCATCGACTGGTGCAGGTTCTCCTGAATCCCTTCGGTCATTTTGGATCACTAGTGACTGCCAAGGGAGAGTTAGACAATCGCAAACGCTTCAACTGGCATATGTCTTGGCCGTTTGTTGCCTATCTCATTTTATTTAGCCTTGGTTTCTGTCTACGCTATCTTGCCCCCTTGCTATCTCCCAACTTTGTGCGATCGCCGTTTGAAGGGGAAGGATTAATGATTGTCTGGAATTTCTACAATGCCATGTTGATGTTGGTCTGTTTATTTGCCTGTATTGATCAACCAATTCGACGGCAATTTGAGCGCTATCCCTATCAAACAGTGGCCTGTCTTGAAGTTGACGGTCGCAAACTTTGGGGAGTGACTCAAGATCTTTCAGAAGGCGGAGCCAGTTTTGTCTTACGCAATGAGCGAGACCTGCAATTGATCTATGGACAGGCAGAGCTTGTCTTGTTGAGAGAAGAGCTACGAATACCCGTCAATGTCTTACGGATTAGTCGGAAAGCCATCAATGGACATCGCCAAATTGGCCTTGAGTTCAAAATTCCTGACAAAGCTGCCGAACAAATGCTCATTCGCTTGCTCTATGTAGATTCAGGGTTATGGTGGCATCAAGTACGTCGGACAAGCGCACTCGATGCTTTCTTGCTGCTGATTCGTTCTGCCTTAAATCCACATGCACTCTTAACACGCTACAGAGATGGCTAA